Proteins encoded together in one Vicia villosa cultivar HV-30 ecotype Madison, WI unplaced genomic scaffold, Vvil1.0 ctg.000081F_1_1, whole genome shotgun sequence window:
- the LOC131623821 gene encoding uncharacterized protein LOC131623821 — translation MAPPLKTGKRNYSYSFVNPNLKSVECLAKKITPDESTNFREKYGYILSLLKMPFTKDEQEGVHTLLQFYHPSLRCFAFTDYLLAPTLEEYSSFLGIPVGKEVPYYSAMKAPDSIEIAKALYLSKSVVEASLTKKGGCHGFRMEFLVKRGCDAAEAKEWDTFRAILALSIYGIVMFANVPDFVDMNAIHIFILQNPIPTLLGDVYHFVHHRNEQKGGLVRFCAPLLYRWFRSHLPERGAFVDSRYTSRWADRIMGLRAKDIVWYNRSLDHMEVVMSCGKFKNVPLMGIRGGINYNPILARRTYGYAFISPPEQAEIAENIYYHSATNVGQMAEAAQAWKSICWRDKKHFGQRDCATYKDYTEWVEVVANTQGMPFPPKDPLYPPAELEELYARGSTSQKRSRVTIDSKSAKSQEREIKEHYEDQLAELTKRLQIQTDIAKSEKARRKKADKLLMERQARIEGCYEEIRKLKGRVEEKGQSDTQAQEEARGWELRSRYLETMHFRKDLLIQ, via the exons ATGGCTCCACCACTGAAGACTGGCAAGCGCAATTACTCTTATTCTTTTGTGAATCCTAATCTGAAGTCTGTTGAGTGTTTGGCAAAGAAGATCACACCGGATGAGTCAACCAATTTCCGAGAAAAATATGGGTACATTCTGAGCCTCCTCAAGATGCCATTCACCAAGGATGAGCAAGAGGGAGTTCACACTTTGCTTCAGTTCTATCATCCTTCCCTCCGTTGTTTCGCATTCACTGATTATCTTTTGGCTCCTACCTTGGAAGAGTATTCGTCATTCCTTGGCATTCCTGTTGGGAAAGAGGTACCTTATTATAGCGCCATGAAGGCCCCTGATTCCATTGAAattgctaaggctctttatttgagcaagtcagtCGTGGAGGCAAGTCTCACCAAGAAAGGAGGTTGTCATGGTTTTCGTATGGAATTCCTGGTTAAAAGAGGTTGTGATGCTGCTGAAGCCAAAGAATGGGACACTTTTAGAGCTATTCTGGCTCTAAGTATCTATGGTATTGTGATGTTCGCAAATGTACCTgactttgttgatatgaatgccATCCACATATTCATTCTGCAGAACCCCATTCCTACGCTTCTGGGGGATGTTTATCATTTCGTTCATCATCGTAATGAGCAGAAAGGAGGTTTGGTTAGATTCTGTGCTCCGCTGCTATACCGTTGGTTCAGATCACATTTGCCGGAACGTGGAGCTTTTGTTGATAGTAGGTACACATCCAGATGGGCTGATAGAATTATGGGGCTTAGAGCTAAGGACATTGTCTGGTACAACCGATCCTtggaccatatggaagttgttatgagttgtgggaagttcAAGAATGTGCCTCTCATGGGCATCAGAGGTGGGATCAACTATAATCCTATCCTGGCTAGAAGAACATATGGATACGCTTTCATTAGTCCTCCTGAACAAGCAGAGATTGCTGAGAATATTTACTATCATTCAGCCACCAATGTTGGGCAAATGGCAGAAGCTGCGCAAGCCTGGAAGAGTATTTGCTGGAGAGATAAGAAGCATTTTGGTCAAAGAGACTGTGCGACTTATAAAGACTATACTGAGTGGGTTGAAGTTGTGGCCAACACCCAAGGGATGCCCTTCCCTCCAAAAGATCCTTTGTATCCTCCTGCTG agcttgaagaattgtATGCTAGAGGAAGTACTTCTCAGAAAAGGTCAAGGGTGACCATAGACTCTAAATCTGCTAAATCTCAAGAGAGGGAGATCAAAGAGCATTATGAGGATCAGTTGGCGGAATTGACAAAGAGGCTCCAAATCCAAACTGATATAGCCAAATCAGAGAAAGCCCGTCGAAAGAAAGCAGACAAGCTCCTTATGGAACGTCAAGCAAGGATTGAGGGGTGTTATGAAGAGATTCGCAAGTTGAAGGGTCGAGTAGAGGAAAAGGGGCAAAGTGATACTCAAGCTCAAGAGGAGGCCAGAGGTTGGGAATTGAGAAGCCGTTACTTGGAGACCATGCATTTCAGAAAGGACCTATTGATTCAATAA